One Cellulomonas taurus genomic region harbors:
- a CDS encoding MMPL family transporter, producing MLRNGVVRGLAILVLVAGWLAVGAFGGMSQGQLSQVQTNDSAAFLPSSAESTRAATEAEAFTEGQALPVLVVITADRADAALPADAIGTVTAAVEQWPDLPLPGAGAGNPATVGDVLTADPVVVPSEDGEALLVPLSLDADQSDTLLANDERVTGAVVEVLRDALADDLEGTSLQSWVTGPAGFVADLVTAFGGIDGVLLLVALGAVLVILVLVYRSPFLPFLVIINAVFALCAAALVVYHLADAGVLTLNGQAQGILSILVVGASVDYALLIVARYREELRLVESPAAAMRQALRASLEPISASAGTVIAGLLCLLLSDLASNRSLGPVGAIGIVAAYAASFSLLPLMLLMLGKRSRGLFWPRRPVVDSDPTHSSHGLWEKLAGWVGRQDRKVWIGTTVVLLIAAAFLPTFQAQGTSQSDVFRTQVDSVDGEKVLAEHFPAGAVQPATVFVDADEAQDVIEAAQGVDGVLSATPYTGASSFGGPPSQEAQQPPVEVDGRVRIDVTTEAGADTSAGVDAIERVRTAVHEVAPDALVGGAAAETLDAQDAGTRDLRVIVPVVLIVILLILMLLLRSVLAAVLLMLANVLSFAAALGVAAVVFNHVLDYPGADPAVPLYAFTFLIALGVDYSIFLMTRVREESLKVGTRDGVRHGLAVTGGVITSAGVVLAMTFAALGVIPLLFLAQLAFIVAFGVLVDTLVVRSLLVPALVHDIGDRVWWPSKIAR from the coding sequence ATGCTGAGGAATGGTGTGGTGCGGGGTCTGGCGATCCTGGTGCTGGTGGCCGGGTGGCTCGCGGTCGGTGCGTTCGGTGGGATGTCGCAGGGACAGCTGTCCCAGGTGCAGACCAACGACTCGGCGGCGTTCCTGCCGTCGTCCGCCGAATCGACCCGCGCGGCGACGGAGGCCGAGGCCTTCACCGAAGGCCAAGCGCTGCCGGTACTGGTGGTGATCACCGCCGATCGGGCCGATGCCGCGCTGCCCGCCGACGCGATCGGGACGGTGACAGCCGCCGTCGAGCAGTGGCCGGATCTGCCGCTGCCGGGTGCCGGAGCGGGTAACCCGGCCACGGTGGGTGACGTGCTGACCGCCGACCCGGTGGTGGTGCCGAGCGAGGACGGCGAGGCGCTGCTGGTGCCGCTGTCCCTGGACGCCGACCAGTCCGACACCCTCCTGGCGAATGACGAGCGGGTGACCGGCGCGGTCGTGGAAGTGCTGCGCGACGCGCTCGCCGACGACCTCGAGGGAACCTCGCTGCAGTCCTGGGTGACCGGCCCGGCCGGGTTCGTCGCCGACCTCGTGACCGCCTTCGGTGGCATCGACGGGGTGCTGCTGTTGGTCGCCCTCGGCGCGGTGCTGGTGATCCTGGTGCTGGTCTACCGCTCGCCCTTCCTGCCCTTCCTGGTGATCATCAACGCCGTCTTCGCGCTGTGCGCCGCCGCGCTGGTGGTCTACCACCTGGCCGACGCCGGGGTGCTGACTCTGAACGGTCAGGCCCAGGGCATCCTGTCGATCCTGGTGGTCGGGGCGTCGGTCGACTACGCGCTGCTGATCGTGGCCCGCTACCGGGAGGAGCTGCGGCTGGTCGAGTCGCCCGCCGCGGCGATGCGCCAGGCGCTGCGGGCATCCCTCGAGCCGATCAGCGCCTCCGCGGGCACCGTGATCGCGGGGCTGCTCTGCCTGCTGCTCAGCGACCTGGCGTCCAACCGCAGCCTGGGCCCGGTCGGCGCCATCGGCATCGTGGCCGCCTACGCCGCCTCCTTCAGTCTGCTGCCGCTGATGCTGCTCATGCTGGGCAAGCGCTCGCGGGGGCTGTTCTGGCCCCGGCGCCCGGTGGTGGACAGCGACCCGACGCACAGCAGCCACGGCCTGTGGGAGAAGCTGGCCGGGTGGGTCGGGCGGCAGGACCGCAAGGTCTGGATCGGCACCACGGTGGTGCTGCTGATCGCCGCGGCCTTCCTGCCCACCTTCCAGGCGCAGGGCACCAGCCAGTCCGACGTCTTCCGCACCCAGGTCGACTCGGTGGACGGGGAGAAGGTGCTGGCCGAGCACTTCCCCGCCGGGGCGGTCCAGCCCGCCACCGTGTTCGTGGACGCCGACGAGGCGCAGGACGTGATCGAGGCAGCACAGGGCGTCGACGGGGTGCTGTCGGCGACCCCGTACACCGGGGCGTCCTCCTTCGGCGGCCCGCCGAGCCAGGAGGCGCAGCAGCCGCCGGTCGAGGTCGACGGCCGGGTGCGGATCGACGTCACCACCGAGGCCGGGGCCGACACCAGTGCCGGCGTGGACGCGATCGAGCGGGTGCGGACCGCTGTGCACGAGGTCGCGCCGGACGCCTTGGTCGGCGGCGCCGCCGCGGAGACCCTGGACGCGCAGGACGCCGGGACCCGCGATCTGCGGGTGATCGTGCCGGTGGTGCTGATCGTCATCCTGCTGATCCTGATGCTGCTGCTGCGCTCGGTGCTGGCCGCCGTGCTGCTGATGCTGGCCAACGTGCTGTCCTTCGCGGCGGCCCTCGGTGTCGCGGCGGTGGTGTTCAACCACGTCCTGGACTACCCGGGCGCCGATCCGGCGGTGCCGCTCTACGCGTTCACCTTCCTGATCGCCCTGGGCGTGGACTACTCGATCTTCCTGATGACCCGGGTGCGGGAGGAGAGCCTCAAGGTCGGCACGCGGGACGGTGTGCGGCACGGCCTGGCCGTCACCGGCGGTGTGATCACCTCGGCCGGGGTGGTGCTGGCGATGACCTTCGCCGCCCTCGGGGTGATCCCGCTGCTGTTCCTGGCGCAGCTGGCGTTCATCGTGGCCTTCGGGGTGCTGGTGGACACCCTGGTGGTGCGCAGCCTGCTCGTCCCGGCCCTGGTGCACGACATCGGCGACCGGGTGTGGTGGCCGTCGAAGATCGCGCGCTGA
- a CDS encoding abortive infection family protein, which yields MDLFDLRRPDHLDDAGWEAVQIAQRRLKNAWELDDLPEVIGKAKELVETVAKVVVAATQEPLADGADFVTTVKRAQRAIDRVPAPDVSGSEDVRAIAQGAQTIVTRIAPIRNSHGTGHGHARVPDVVDEMATITLEAALLWTRWALRRLGHVLADYPNDLIEAVNSASSLKTLQSKFDAAVLSQQPSDVQQRVGVAFGQQVSGGYGNARKVGIDPVIDSGDESFPVEYRVGLLKGMLMTGGGHIGLTVWRVPQFAGLLVSLPHARANDVLGQLSAEASEATWIQTWRGSTPVNRHEVVDALRAEAEGVPAEISQGFGVFCDALSAVIDEAESTADASS from the coding sequence ATGGACTTGTTCGATCTCCGCAGACCGGACCATCTCGACGACGCGGGCTGGGAAGCGGTGCAGATCGCGCAGCGGCGACTCAAGAACGCCTGGGAGCTGGACGACCTGCCGGAGGTGATCGGGAAGGCGAAGGAACTCGTGGAGACGGTCGCGAAGGTGGTCGTCGCAGCGACGCAGGAGCCCCTCGCTGACGGGGCTGATTTCGTGACCACGGTGAAGCGAGCGCAACGAGCGATCGACCGTGTGCCGGCACCCGACGTCAGCGGAAGCGAGGATGTCCGTGCGATCGCCCAAGGGGCACAGACGATCGTGACCCGGATCGCGCCAATACGGAACTCGCATGGCACCGGGCACGGACACGCGCGCGTTCCGGATGTCGTGGACGAGATGGCAACGATCACCCTCGAGGCGGCTCTTCTGTGGACCCGGTGGGCTCTGCGCCGACTCGGACATGTACTCGCGGACTACCCGAACGACCTCATCGAAGCGGTCAACTCCGCGAGCTCCCTCAAGACGCTCCAGTCGAAATTCGATGCAGCAGTGCTTTCACAGCAACCGAGCGATGTGCAGCAGCGAGTTGGGGTGGCGTTCGGCCAGCAAGTCAGCGGTGGGTACGGCAACGCGCGCAAGGTGGGCATCGACCCGGTCATCGACTCAGGGGACGAGTCGTTCCCCGTCGAGTACCGGGTGGGCTTGCTCAAGGGGATGCTGATGACCGGCGGAGGGCACATCGGCTTGACGGTCTGGCGGGTCCCACAGTTCGCTGGCCTGCTCGTGTCTCTGCCACATGCTCGCGCGAACGACGTGCTGGGTCAGTTGAGCGCCGAAGCGAGTGAAGCGACTTGGATCCAGACGTGGCGCGGATCGACTCCGGTAAACCGCCATGAGGTCGTGGATGCACTCCGCGCCGAGGCGGAAGGTGTCCCCGCGGAGATCTCGCAGGGGTTTGGCGTGTTCTGCGACGCGCTATCGGCAGTCATCGACGAGGCAGAGTCGACTGCGGACGCCTCAAGCTAA
- a CDS encoding MarR family winged helix-turn-helix transcriptional regulator — translation MTQHSADETRSWSEMASADPADWPLGRLLSAAARRVEREWNGHLGAWELNHASFPVLIMLLGGPHTQAELAVACDVTEQTMSRILARLERTGHIRRTPHRLDRRKHQVEITDSGRAAAHLAADQQNADRIAARGLTDEQVRTLKTLLAAVAHPAD, via the coding sequence GTGACGCAGCACAGCGCCGACGAGACGCGGAGCTGGTCGGAGATGGCGTCCGCCGACCCCGCCGACTGGCCGCTGGGCCGCCTGCTGTCCGCCGCCGCGCGCCGGGTGGAGCGCGAGTGGAACGGTCACCTCGGGGCGTGGGAGCTCAACCACGCGAGCTTCCCGGTGCTGATCATGCTGCTCGGCGGACCGCACACCCAGGCCGAGCTGGCGGTGGCCTGCGACGTCACCGAACAGACCATGAGCCGGATCCTCGCCCGGCTGGAGCGCACCGGGCACATCCGGCGCACGCCCCACCGACTCGACCGGCGCAAGCACCAGGTGGAGATCACCGATTCCGGTCGGGCCGCCGCGCACCTGGCAGCCGATCAGCAGAACGCCGACCGGATCGCCGCCCGCGGGCTGACCGACGAGCAGGTGCGCACCCTCAAGACGTTGCTGGCCGCCGTCGCTCATCCCGCAGACTGA
- a CDS encoding GNAT family N-acetyltransferase: protein MPIRTATTADHPRLLRLWRAAVEATHDFLTPADVDALDPQVAAYLAEVPELLVAESGSGIQGFIGADGRSIEMLFVDPAVHGRGVGTALIAALGPGPLTVDVNEDNPSGRRFYVARGFVEVGRSPLDGEGRPFPLLHLRRD from the coding sequence GTGCCGATCAGGACCGCGACCACCGCCGACCACCCGCGTCTGCTCCGCCTCTGGCGCGCGGCGGTCGAGGCCACCCACGACTTCCTCACCCCGGCCGACGTCGACGCGCTCGACCCCCAGGTCGCCGCGTACCTCGCGGAAGTGCCCGAGCTGCTGGTGGCGGAATCGGGGTCGGGGATCCAGGGGTTCATCGGCGCGGACGGTCGGTCGATCGAGATGCTGTTCGTCGACCCGGCCGTGCACGGTCGCGGCGTGGGGACCGCGTTGATCGCCGCACTGGGACCGGGACCGCTCACCGTCGACGTGAACGAGGACAATCCGTCGGGGCGGCGGTTCTACGTGGCGCGCGGATTCGTCGAGGTCGGCCGGTCGCCACTGGACGGTGAGGGTCGGCCGTTCCCCCTGCTGCACCTGCGCCGGGACTGA
- the glnA gene encoding type I glutamate--ammonia ligase has protein sequence MFSKPEELLAYIKSEDVKFVDIRFCDLPGVMQHFNIPAATVDEDFFSTGQMFDGSSIRGFQAINESDMKLVPDVTTAFIDPFRIEKTLALNFHVVDPYTDEPYSRDPRQVAAKAEAYLRSTGIADTAFFAPEAEFYVFDDVRFETKQNTSYYSIDSIEAAWNTGREEPGGNLGHKTPYKGGYFPVAPVDHFADLRDAISLQLDELGFEVERAHHEVGTAGQAEINYRFDTLAKSADKVQLFKYIVKNVAHEAGHTATFMPKPIFGDNGSGMHVHQSLWKDGEPLFFDEKGYGGLSDIARWYIGGLLKHAPSLLAFTNPTVNSYHRLVPGFEAPVNLVYSARNRSACIRIPVTGSNPKAKRIEFRVPDPSGNPYLGFAAMLMAGLDGIQNRIEPPEPVDKDLYELPPEEHAQIQQVPGSLSEVLDALEADHDYLTAGNVFTPDLIRTWIDYKRSAEIDPIRLRPHPHEFELYYDV, from the coding sequence ATGTTCAGCAAGCCAGAGGAACTCCTGGCCTATATCAAGTCCGAGGACGTGAAGTTCGTCGACATCAGGTTCTGCGACCTGCCCGGCGTGATGCAGCACTTCAACATCCCGGCGGCCACGGTCGACGAGGACTTCTTCTCCACCGGCCAGATGTTCGACGGATCCTCGATCCGCGGCTTCCAGGCGATCAACGAGTCGGACATGAAGCTGGTGCCGGACGTCACCACCGCCTTCATCGACCCGTTCCGGATCGAGAAGACCCTGGCGCTGAACTTCCACGTCGTCGACCCGTACACCGACGAGCCGTACTCCCGCGACCCGCGCCAGGTCGCTGCCAAGGCCGAGGCCTACCTGCGCAGCACCGGCATCGCGGACACCGCGTTCTTCGCCCCCGAGGCCGAGTTCTACGTCTTCGACGACGTGCGGTTCGAGACCAAGCAGAACACCTCCTACTACTCGATCGACTCGATCGAGGCCGCCTGGAACACCGGGCGCGAGGAGCCGGGCGGCAACCTCGGGCACAAGACCCCCTACAAGGGCGGCTACTTCCCCGTGGCACCGGTCGACCACTTCGCCGACCTGCGCGACGCCATCTCCCTGCAGCTGGACGAGCTCGGCTTCGAGGTCGAGCGCGCCCACCACGAGGTCGGCACCGCCGGCCAGGCGGAGATCAACTACCGCTTCGACACGCTGGCCAAGTCCGCCGACAAGGTGCAGCTGTTCAAGTACATCGTCAAGAACGTCGCGCACGAGGCCGGTCACACCGCGACCTTCATGCCGAAGCCGATCTTCGGTGACAACGGCTCGGGCATGCACGTGCACCAGTCGCTGTGGAAGGACGGCGAGCCGCTGTTCTTCGACGAGAAGGGCTACGGCGGCCTGTCCGACATCGCCCGCTGGTACATCGGTGGCCTGCTCAAGCACGCCCCGTCGCTGCTGGCATTCACCAACCCGACGGTGAACTCCTACCACCGCCTGGTCCCCGGCTTCGAGGCCCCGGTCAACCTGGTCTACTCGGCCCGGAACCGTTCCGCGTGCATCCGGATCCCGGTCACCGGCTCCAACCCCAAGGCCAAGCGCATCGAGTTCCGCGTGCCGGACCCGTCGGGGAACCCGTACCTGGGCTTCGCCGCCATGCTGATGGCCGGCCTGGACGGCATCCAGAACCGGATCGAGCCGCCGGAGCCGGTCGACAAGGATCTGTACGAGCTGCCCCCCGAGGAGCACGCACAGATCCAGCAGGTGCCGGGCTCGCTGTCCGAGGTGCTGGACGCCCTGGAGGCGGACCACGACTACCTCACCGCGGGCAACGTGTTCACCCCGGACCTGATCCGCACCTGGATCGACTACAAGCGCTCCGCCGAGATCGACCCGATCCGGCTGCGTCCGCACCCGCACGAGTTCGAGCTGTACTACGACGTGTAA
- a CDS encoding DUF4191 domain-containing protein — MAREPKAPKAPKVKKTRWYHQIWQAYQMTRQQDPAVTWIILAIFFGVIALGVVIGVLIGHPVYLLLMSIPFALLGAMFTLTRRAERAAYARIEGQPGGAISALGTIRRGWTFTQEPVAMAPRTQDLVFRGVGRAGVVLVGEGPAHRIDKLLEAERKRTARVLPNVPITLIQVGREEGQVPLPALARKVQRLKPTLTKVETGEVLKRLTALGAMKVPVPKGVDPMRARPDRKGMRGR; from the coding sequence ATGGCGCGCGAACCCAAGGCCCCGAAGGCACCGAAGGTCAAGAAGACCCGGTGGTACCACCAGATCTGGCAGGCCTACCAGATGACCCGGCAGCAGGACCCTGCCGTCACCTGGATCATCCTGGCGATCTTCTTCGGTGTGATCGCGCTCGGCGTCGTCATCGGTGTGCTGATCGGCCACCCGGTGTACCTGCTGCTGATGTCCATCCCGTTCGCCCTGCTGGGCGCGATGTTCACCCTGACCCGACGCGCCGAGCGCGCCGCCTACGCGCGGATCGAGGGCCAGCCCGGCGGCGCCATCTCCGCGCTGGGCACCATCCGGCGCGGCTGGACCTTCACCCAGGAGCCGGTCGCGATGGCGCCTCGCACCCAGGACCTGGTCTTCCGCGGTGTCGGCCGGGCCGGTGTGGTGCTGGTCGGCGAGGGCCCGGCGCACCGGATCGACAAGCTGCTGGAGGCCGAGCGCAAGCGCACCGCGCGCGTCCTGCCGAACGTCCCGATCACGCTGATCCAGGTCGGCCGCGAGGAGGGTCAGGTCCCGCTCCCCGCCCTCGCCCGCAAGGTGCAGCGCCTCAAGCCGACCCTGACCAAGGTGGAGACCGGCGAGGTGCTCAAGCGCCTGACCGCCCTCGGCGCGATGAAGGTGCCGGTGCCCAAGGGCGTCGACCCGATGCGCGCACGCCCGGACCGCAAGGGCATGCGCGGCCGCTGA
- a CDS encoding TIGR01777 family oxidoreductase, with protein sequence MRVVIAGSSGLIGSALVALLRGEDAEVVRLVRRAPSHPEERRWDPDSGVLDPTILDGADVVVNLAGAGVGDKRLTAARKQVVLSSRTTGTALLARTIAGMDTPPPVLLQGSASGAYGDRGEELLTEDSPRGDTFLAGVVRAWEDAARPAVDDPRVRVAFLRTGIVLSPGGGALKPLLPLIRLGLGGPLGSGRNYWAWITLEDEVRAIRHLMDAPVDGPVNLVADPARSIEVVRALATVAHRPAVLPVPGFALRLMLGEFADEILASQRIVPRKLDASGFVHRHREITGAARSVLA encoded by the coding sequence ATGCGCGTCGTGATCGCAGGTTCGAGCGGGTTGATCGGGTCGGCGCTGGTCGCGCTGCTGCGCGGGGAGGACGCCGAGGTGGTGCGCCTGGTGCGACGCGCCCCGTCCCACCCGGAAGAGCGTCGCTGGGACCCGGATTCCGGTGTGCTGGACCCGACGATCCTCGACGGTGCCGACGTGGTCGTGAACCTCGCGGGCGCCGGGGTCGGTGACAAGCGGCTGACCGCCGCCCGCAAGCAGGTCGTGCTGTCATCCCGCACCACTGGGACCGCCCTGCTGGCCCGGACGATCGCGGGGATGGACACTCCCCCGCCCGTGCTGCTCCAGGGGTCGGCCAGCGGCGCCTACGGCGACCGTGGTGAGGAGCTGCTGACCGAGGACAGCCCGCGCGGCGACACCTTCCTGGCCGGGGTGGTCCGGGCGTGGGAGGACGCTGCCCGACCGGCGGTGGACGACCCGCGGGTGCGGGTGGCCTTCCTGCGGACCGGCATCGTGCTCAGCCCCGGCGGTGGCGCGCTCAAGCCGTTGTTGCCGCTGATCCGCCTCGGTCTGGGTGGCCCGCTCGGTTCGGGGCGGAACTACTGGGCGTGGATCACCCTGGAGGACGAGGTGCGGGCGATCCGGCACCTGATGGACGCGCCGGTCGACGGCCCGGTGAACCTGGTCGCGGACCCGGCGCGCAGCATCGAGGTCGTCCGCGCGCTGGCGACGGTGGCGCACCGACCTGCCGTGCTGCCCGTGCCGGGCTTCGCGTTGCGGCTGATGCTCGGAGAGTTCGCCGACGAGATCCTGGCGTCCCAGCGGATCGTGCCGCGGAAGCTGGATGCCAGCGGATTCGTGCACCGCCACCGCGAGATCACCGGGGCCGCGCGGTCCGTGCTGGCCTGA
- a CDS encoding flavodoxin domain-containing protein — MRILVTTASRHGGTAEIGTAVAETLAAAGHVVEQLPPEDVEAVDGYDAVVLGSAVYVGRLAASLRDLVERQSGQLSARPVWLFWSGPVDHRGRVTGEAATPPDDVDTVARRVNAREVVCFGGRLHRGDLGLAERALVALIDAQDGDQRDFDAVTEWAESVAVSLRDERRRPATS, encoded by the coding sequence ATGCGCATCCTGGTGACGACGGCGTCCCGGCACGGGGGCACCGCGGAGATCGGCACGGCGGTGGCGGAGACGCTGGCCGCCGCGGGGCACGTGGTGGAGCAGCTGCCGCCGGAGGACGTCGAGGCGGTGGACGGCTACGACGCCGTCGTCCTGGGCTCGGCGGTGTACGTGGGTCGGTTGGCCGCGAGCCTGCGCGACCTGGTCGAACGGCAGAGCGGTCAGCTGTCCGCCCGGCCGGTGTGGCTGTTCTGGTCCGGGCCGGTCGATCACCGGGGCCGGGTCACCGGTGAGGCGGCCACCCCGCCGGACGACGTCGACACCGTTGCCCGCCGGGTGAACGCCCGCGAGGTGGTCTGCTTCGGTGGGCGACTGCATCGCGGCGATCTCGGGCTGGCCGAGCGCGCGCTGGTCGCGTTGATCGACGCCCAGGACGGCGATCAACGCGACTTCGACGCGGTGACCGAGTGGGCGGAGTCGGTGGCGGTCAGTCTGCGGGATGAGCGACGGCGGCCAGCAACGTCTTGA
- a CDS encoding Gfo/Idh/MocA family protein gives MTGLRAGIIGYGSAGRGIHGRLLREIGATVTRVVTRNPARATAAQKDWPGVAVDTTAEELLAHADQLDVVVIASPTGDHVAHVTAALAAGVRVVVDKPLATTAADAARLAELGGDRLTVFQNRRWDPEQLTVLALIADGKLGDVHRFERRWERWRPVPQDRWKENDPEAGGLLLDLGAHLVDSAIQLFGPVATVSAELRNLTTPAVDDVFLALRHTGGTISHLQAGSLVGAPGPRTRVLGSKGAYLVTSFEGEASPFSVLDDDGSPFEGRLVRGEEVTPVRRAAGGHPDFYRAVTAWALDGAPVPVDPADAVLTARVLDAAKVSAAEERAVRLD, from the coding sequence ATGACCGGACTGCGCGCGGGAATCATCGGGTACGGGTCGGCTGGACGTGGCATCCACGGCCGGTTGCTGCGGGAGATCGGGGCGACCGTGACCCGGGTGGTCACCCGGAACCCGGCCCGGGCGACCGCCGCGCAGAAGGACTGGCCCGGGGTCGCCGTCGACACCACCGCCGAGGAGCTGCTGGCGCACGCCGACCAGCTCGACGTGGTGGTGATCGCGAGCCCGACCGGCGACCACGTCGCGCATGTCACGGCGGCGCTCGCGGCCGGCGTACGGGTGGTGGTCGACAAGCCGTTGGCCACCACCGCCGCCGACGCGGCGCGGCTCGCCGAACTGGGCGGTGACCGGCTGACCGTGTTCCAGAACCGGCGCTGGGACCCCGAACAGCTCACTGTGCTCGCCCTGATCGCGGACGGGAAGCTCGGCGACGTGCACCGGTTCGAGCGGCGCTGGGAGCGGTGGCGGCCGGTGCCGCAGGACCGCTGGAAGGAGAACGACCCGGAGGCGGGCGGTCTGCTGCTGGACCTCGGGGCGCACCTGGTGGACTCGGCGATCCAGCTGTTCGGCCCGGTGGCGACGGTCAGCGCCGAGCTGCGGAACCTCACCACGCCCGCGGTCGACGACGTGTTCCTCGCCCTGCGTCACACCGGCGGCACGATCAGTCACCTGCAGGCCGGGTCGCTGGTCGGCGCTCCGGGTCCGCGCACCCGGGTGCTGGGTTCCAAGGGGGCCTACCTGGTCACCAGCTTCGAGGGGGAGGCCAGCCCGTTCAGCGTGCTGGACGACGACGGCTCACCCTTCGAGGGGCGGCTGGTGCGCGGCGAGGAGGTCACGCCGGTGCGCCGGGCGGCCGGTGGGCACCCGGACTTCTACCGCGCGGTGACCGCCTGGGCGCTGGACGGGGCTCCGGTGCCGGTCGACCCGGCGGACGCGGTGCTCACCGCCCGGGTGCTGGACGCGGCGAAGGTCTCGGCGGCGGAGGAACGGGCTGTGCGGCTCGACTGA
- a CDS encoding RDD family protein translates to MVEREDVGSWLSGPPVGGGAGTPRGSRLGLPPTGRGSLAGMGRRIGALIVDWLACQAIAMAFFDDNPLVPLAIFAVENILLVGTIGATLGHAIFGIRVRRLRPPATLIDTGEAHDPGPDLPAGPLRAVVRTVLLCLVIPAAVWDGDGRGLHDRLAGTAIVRR, encoded by the coding sequence ATGGTCGAACGCGAGGACGTCGGGTCGTGGCTGTCCGGGCCGCCGGTGGGCGGTGGGGCGGGTACGCCGCGGGGGAGTCGTCTGGGGCTGCCGCCGACCGGTCGCGGCTCGCTGGCCGGGATGGGGCGGCGGATCGGTGCGCTGATCGTGGACTGGCTGGCCTGCCAGGCGATCGCGATGGCGTTCTTCGACGACAACCCGCTGGTTCCGCTGGCGATCTTCGCGGTGGAGAACATCCTTCTGGTCGGCACCATCGGTGCCACCCTCGGCCACGCGATCTTCGGCATCCGGGTGCGCCGACTGCGTCCGCCGGCCACGCTGATCGACACCGGTGAGGCCCACGACCCCGGGCCGGACCTGCCCGCCGGTCCGCTGCGCGCCGTGGTCCGCACCGTGCTGCTGTGCCTGGTGATCCCGGCGGCGGTGTGGGACGGCGACGGCCGCGGGCTGCACGACCGTCTGGCCGGCACCGCGATCGTCCGCCGCTGA